The following proteins are co-located in the Dyadobacter chenwenxiniae genome:
- a CDS encoding ABC transporter permease, translating to MIFSYFKIAIRNLWKHKLFSFINIVGLGLAMAFCLLQLIQVQSHFEKDTFHPYPDRTYRILTNATGADGNVYRLATTPFPLREKLQNEQSVIEKSARINRSFDGNLSNGLKSLRTSGMFVDPAYFEIFGFKLARGKAAIEPRTMVLTHETAERFFGDADPVGKTLIHPDFGTFTVTGVFKPLGKYKTHLNSDLVVSMASFSLVNPKASYDNWLDYNTYTFVLVSKNTQRKALDRALTDISEANKRTVDFVDIKGHAFRSQQLSEISPDFENLLNNPYVEPIWKISFSLLIPLIIILLSGFNYVNLTLTRSLSRAREVGVRKVAGAKRWQLIGQFLIETMLVATFALGVGYLGLVFMKSYIPVRWLTWEVLDARLLWLIFIGFTLFTGFLAGILPARILSSYQPVQILKGELAPTGIGKLGFRKVLTITQFVVALVFMSFIGISNSQFDYMATDNENFNRKNILNIPLAPGSDYKLLANEFSKEAGVESVGVTSAPFNENAGKARIGNLDAKGNDKLAKDAFIYAVDGNFVDNMKLTFVAGNNIPASLDTSVHFVVLNQKAVKSLGWKNPKDAIGQTVMLNQAEVIVSGVVKDFCIMRYELPVSSLVLAFNPKEIKLLSLRVAEAADRGQITASLSGIWKKYHPHESFVYSWYDQQLYENYSENGDRDFTRVMVIIVFAIASMGLLGMVTYTTEKRTKEVGVRKVMGASVVQIMQLLSAAFLKIMLVAAAIALPIGYFLGSLFLNIFTYHAKLGPGVFLICLGSLSLIGLLTIGIQTYKTAITNPAKTLKTD from the coding sequence ATGATTTTTAGCTACTTTAAAATCGCGATCCGTAACCTTTGGAAACATAAGCTGTTTTCATTTATTAACATTGTTGGCCTGGGTTTGGCAATGGCGTTCTGCCTCTTGCAGTTGATCCAGGTTCAAAGCCACTTTGAAAAGGACACTTTTCATCCCTATCCAGACAGGACTTACCGCATTCTTACGAATGCAACCGGCGCAGATGGCAATGTTTACAGATTAGCGACCACGCCTTTTCCGTTGCGGGAGAAACTGCAAAATGAGCAAAGCGTCATAGAAAAATCGGCGCGGATTAACCGAAGCTTTGACGGAAATCTTAGTAATGGGCTTAAATCGTTGCGCACCAGCGGAATGTTTGTTGATCCCGCCTATTTCGAAATATTTGGTTTCAAATTAGCAAGAGGGAAGGCGGCTATCGAGCCGAGGACGATGGTGCTAACACACGAAACGGCTGAGCGCTTTTTTGGTGATGCAGATCCCGTGGGCAAAACGCTGATTCACCCGGACTTTGGCACATTTACAGTCACCGGCGTTTTTAAGCCTTTGGGAAAATACAAAACCCACCTCAACTCCGACTTAGTCGTTTCGATGGCAAGTTTCTCATTAGTCAACCCAAAAGCAAGCTACGACAACTGGCTGGATTACAATACATATACGTTCGTCCTTGTATCAAAAAACACGCAACGGAAAGCACTTGACAGGGCATTGACTGACATATCCGAGGCCAATAAAAGGACCGTTGATTTTGTGGACATTAAAGGTCATGCTTTCCGGAGTCAGCAACTAAGTGAAATATCGCCCGACTTCGAAAACCTGCTAAACAATCCTTATGTCGAACCCATTTGGAAGATTAGTTTCAGCTTGCTTATCCCTTTAATAATCATTCTTTTATCCGGCTTCAACTATGTAAACCTGACGTTAACGCGTTCTCTCAGCCGGGCGCGTGAGGTGGGTGTCAGAAAGGTTGCTGGCGCTAAACGTTGGCAGTTGATCGGGCAATTTCTGATAGAGACAATGCTGGTTGCCACTTTCGCTCTTGGCGTTGGTTATCTGGGGTTGGTCTTCATGAAATCTTACATCCCTGTCCGCTGGCTTACATGGGAGGTTCTTGATGCGCGGCTGCTCTGGCTGATTTTCATTGGCTTCACACTTTTCACAGGTTTTCTTGCTGGAATTCTACCGGCACGTATTCTGTCGTCCTATCAGCCCGTCCAAATTTTAAAAGGCGAATTAGCGCCCACCGGGATCGGAAAACTTGGTTTTCGAAAAGTGCTCACGATAACCCAATTCGTTGTGGCGCTCGTTTTCATGTCATTTATTGGCATTAGCAACAGCCAGTTTGATTATATGGCAACGGACAATGAAAACTTCAACCGCAAAAATATTCTGAACATCCCATTGGCGCCCGGGAGCGACTATAAGCTGTTAGCCAATGAATTCTCCAAAGAGGCTGGTGTCGAAAGCGTCGGCGTTACTTCCGCCCCTTTTAATGAAAATGCGGGAAAGGCGCGAATCGGAAATCTGGATGCAAAAGGAAATGATAAGCTGGCAAAAGACGCATTCATTTATGCGGTTGACGGCAATTTTGTTGATAATATGAAGCTCACGTTCGTCGCTGGAAACAACATACCCGCCAGCCTTGATACATCGGTCCATTTTGTTGTTTTAAACCAAAAGGCTGTGAAATCGCTTGGCTGGAAAAATCCAAAAGACGCAATCGGTCAAACCGTTATGCTTAACCAAGCGGAAGTTATTGTGTCTGGCGTTGTGAAGGATTTTTGCATCATGCGTTACGAGCTCCCGGTTTCCTCACTCGTATTGGCTTTTAATCCAAAGGAAATAAAACTTCTCTCCCTGCGCGTCGCCGAAGCCGCAGACCGCGGGCAAATCACTGCTTCCTTATCCGGTATCTGGAAAAAATATCATCCGCATGAATCATTTGTTTACTCCTGGTATGACCAACAGCTCTATGAAAATTATAGTGAAAACGGAGATCGTGACTTTACCAGAGTAATGGTCATCATTGTATTTGCTATCGCATCCATGGGTTTATTGGGCATGGTGACTTACACGACAGAGAAAAGAACAAAAGAAGTTGGCGTGAGAAAAGTAATGGGCGCCAGCGTCGTGCAGATCATGCAGCTGCTATCGGCAGCCTTCCTGAAAATAATGCTTGTTGCAGCCGCCATAGCCCTGCCTATCGGATATTTTCTCGGATCTTTATTTCTCAATATTTTCACTTACCACGCCAAACTCGGGCCTGGCGTTTTCTTGATTTGCCTGGGAAGTTTGTCGCTCATCGGATTGCTGACCATTGGTATACAGACTTACAAAACAGCGATCACTAATCCTGCAAAAACGCTGAAAACAGATTAA